A DNA window from Oncorhynchus tshawytscha isolate Ot180627B linkage group LG13, Otsh_v2.0, whole genome shotgun sequence contains the following coding sequences:
- the LOC112265684 gene encoding lysophosphatidic acid receptor 6 isoform X1, whose protein sequence is MPLCERDVCYIQWIVYVPTFVVGLPLNLATLWLLLFRIRRWTESTVYLSSLIINDSLLIFSLPFKIYAFGRTWGLSMGFCTFLESLVFVNIYGSIVLIVCISGDRYVSLRFPFNGKRLRSPQKAALVCLAVWVTVFAFTTPVYELHNKNTTSLHNNNETRCFEGFSRETWGKKWIIVAMETVFTISTVTMLFFSVRVMQILSDMRRRNPLDKKVRDNKSVKIVLSNLVAFMLCFIPYHVAAVVYFLAKNGTENPDVIDPLRDFVHISTCLGSVNCLTDGVCYYFILKENLLTASQERRRMSTRGNNVAKPREINQHLMDNIMVKGPRETGSDNQVTGDR, encoded by the coding sequence ATGCCACTGTGTGAAAGGGACGTGTGCTATATACAATGGATTGTCTACGTCCCCACGTTCGTGGTGGGTTTACCCCTCAACCTGGCCACCCTGTGGCTCCTCCTCTTCAGGATCCGTCGATGGACTGAGTCCACAGTCTACCTCAGCAGTCTGATCATCAATGACAGCCTTCTCATCTTTTCTCTGCCCTTCAAGATATACGCCTTCGGTCGCACCTGGGGCCTGAGCATGGGCTTCTGCACCTTCCTGGAGAGCCTGGTGTTCGTCAACATCTATGGGAGCATCGTACTGATCGTGTGCATCTCGGGCGACCGATATGTTTCTCTGCGGTTTCCATTCAACGGCAAGCGTCTACGCTCGCCACAGAAGGCTGCCCTGGTATGCCTGGCTGTGTGGGTGACGGTATTCGCTTTCACCACACCCGTCTATGAGCTCCACAACAAAAACACCACTAGCCTGCACAACAACAACGAAACCAGGTGTTTCGAGGGATTCTCCAGGGAAACCTGGGGGAAGAAATGGATCATTGTCGCCATGGAGACGGTATTCACAATCAGCACTGTCACTATGTTGTTCTTCTCAGTGCGCGTGATGCAGATCCTGAGTGACATGCGGCGTCGGAACCCGCTGGACAAGAAGGTGAGGGACAACAAGTCTGTGAAGATCGTCCTGAGCAACCTGGTGGCCTTTATGCTGTGCTTCATCCCATACCACGTGGCCGCAGTCGTCTACTTCCTGGCCAAGAACGGCACAGAGAACCCAGACGTCATCGACCCCCTCAGAGACTTCGTTCACATCAGCACCTGTCTGGGCAGTGTCAACTGTCTGACGGACGGGGTCTGCTACTACTTCATCCTGAAGGAGAACCTGCTGACTGCCagccaggagaggaggaggatgtccaCTAGAGGGAACAACGTGGCAAAGCCCAGGGAAATCAACCAGCATCTGATGGACAACATCATGGTCAAGGGACCCAGAGAGACAGGATCAGACAACCAGGTCACTGGAGATCGATAG
- the lpar5b gene encoding lysophosphatidic acid receptor 4 gives MHRHTSFLKGVEIQYSTMNNTNDTLEDSALELSCVSAVYTVSAAVYGCVMVLGLPLNAVSLWILLRRHGLKSSSAVFMSHLALSDLLLVLSLPTRVYFYTTGTWPLGIQACTATTMLFRNNIRSSAVFITFIGLDRLLAVVYPLRTRHIRTTTNAWRACVFIWVLIVAVNIPEALYFISQMKSCNATDKCFEFTQECALNVQIAGYVQFGLVFAMLGVNVVSTTMVSWTLHRHLSDAAMVNNKMNVMLIFTINLLMFIVFFMPSSIVLMLKIKQAIMPMFCLASINCCLDPLLYYFSLDAFWKTKERSDIEVSLARSHENRLGRTQ, from the coding sequence atgcacagacacacgtcTTTCTTAAAAGGAGTAGAGATACAGTACAGCACCATGAACAACACCAACGATACCTTAGAGGACAGCGCTCTGGAGCTGAGTTGTGTGAGTGCAGTGTATACAGTCTCTGCCGCGGTGTACGGCTGTGTGATGGTGCTGGGCCTGCCGCTCAACGCTGTGTCACTGTGGATTCTGCTACGCCGCCACGGCCTCAAATCCTCCAGCGCAGTCTTCATGAGCCACCTGGCTCTGTCAGACCTGCTGCTGGTGCTCTCCCTGCCCACCCGGGTCTACTTCTACACTACAGGCACCTGGCCCCTGGGCATCCAGGCCTGCACGGCCACCACCATGCTGTTCCGCAACAACATCCGCTCCAGCGCCGTCTTCATCACATTCATTGGCCTGGACAGGCTGCTGGCTGTGGTCTACCCTCTAAGAACCCGCCACATCCGCACCACCACCAATGCCTGGAGGGCCTGTGTCTTCATCTGGGTCCTGATTGTGGCAGTCAACATCCCAGAGGCCCTCTACTTCATCAGTCAGATGAAGAGCTGTAATGCCACTGACAAATGCTTTGAGTTTACTCAAGAATGTGCCTTGAATGTGCAGATAGCTGGTTACGTGCAGTTTGGGCTGGTGTTCGCCATGCTGGGGGTCAACGTGGTCTCCACCACCATGGTGTCCTGGACGCTACACAGGCACCTCAGCGATGCTGCCATGGTCAACAATAAGATGAATGTCATGCTGATCTTCACCATCAACCTTCTGATGTTTATTGTCTTCTTCATGCCCTCCTCCATCGTGCTGATGCTCAAAATCAAGCAGGCTATCATGCCCATGTTCTGTCTGGCCAGCATCAACTGTTGTCTAGATCCACTGTTGTACTACTTCTCTTTAGATGCTTTCTGGAAGACGAAAGAGCGTTCTGATATAGAGGTTTCACTGGCCAGATCACATGAAAATAGATTAGGGAGGACACAGTGA
- the LOC112265684 gene encoding lysophosphatidic acid receptor 6 isoform X2, with the protein MPLCERDVCYIQWIVYVPTFVIYAFGRTWGLSMGFCTFLESLVFVNIYGSIVLIVCISGDRYVSLRFPFNGKRLRSPQKAALVCLAVWVTVFAFTTPVYELHNKNTTSLHNNNETRCFEGFSRETWGKKWIIVAMETVFTISTVTMLFFSVRVMQILSDMRRRNPLDKKVRDNKSVKIVLSNLVAFMLCFIPYHVAAVVYFLAKNGTENPDVIDPLRDFVHISTCLGSVNCLTDGVCYYFILKENLLTASQERRRMSTRGNNVAKPREINQHLMDNIMVKGPRETGSDNQVTGDR; encoded by the exons ATGCCACTGTGTGAAAGGGACGTGTGCTATATACAATGGATTGTCTACGTCCCCACGTTCGTG ATATACGCCTTCGGTCGCACCTGGGGCCTGAGCATGGGCTTCTGCACCTTCCTGGAGAGCCTGGTGTTCGTCAACATCTATGGGAGCATCGTACTGATCGTGTGCATCTCGGGCGACCGATATGTTTCTCTGCGGTTTCCATTCAACGGCAAGCGTCTACGCTCGCCACAGAAGGCTGCCCTGGTATGCCTGGCTGTGTGGGTGACGGTATTCGCTTTCACCACACCCGTCTATGAGCTCCACAACAAAAACACCACTAGCCTGCACAACAACAACGAAACCAGGTGTTTCGAGGGATTCTCCAGGGAAACCTGGGGGAAGAAATGGATCATTGTCGCCATGGAGACGGTATTCACAATCAGCACTGTCACTATGTTGTTCTTCTCAGTGCGCGTGATGCAGATCCTGAGTGACATGCGGCGTCGGAACCCGCTGGACAAGAAGGTGAGGGACAACAAGTCTGTGAAGATCGTCCTGAGCAACCTGGTGGCCTTTATGCTGTGCTTCATCCCATACCACGTGGCCGCAGTCGTCTACTTCCTGGCCAAGAACGGCACAGAGAACCCAGACGTCATCGACCCCCTCAGAGACTTCGTTCACATCAGCACCTGTCTGGGCAGTGTCAACTGTCTGACGGACGGGGTCTGCTACTACTTCATCCTGAAGGAGAACCTGCTGACTGCCagccaggagaggaggaggatgtccaCTAGAGGGAACAACGTGGCAAAGCCCAGGGAAATCAACCAGCATCTGATGGACAACATCATGGTCAAGGGACCCAGAGAGACAGGATCAGACAACCAGGTCACTGGAGATCGATAG
- the LOC112265684 gene encoding lysophosphatidic acid receptor 6 isoform X3, giving the protein MGFCTFLESLVFVNIYGSIVLIVCISGDRYVSLRFPFNGKRLRSPQKAALVCLAVWVTVFAFTTPVYELHNKNTTSLHNNNETRCFEGFSRETWGKKWIIVAMETVFTISTVTMLFFSVRVMQILSDMRRRNPLDKKVRDNKSVKIVLSNLVAFMLCFIPYHVAAVVYFLAKNGTENPDVIDPLRDFVHISTCLGSVNCLTDGVCYYFILKENLLTASQERRRMSTRGNNVAKPREINQHLMDNIMVKGPRETGSDNQVTGDR; this is encoded by the coding sequence ATGGGCTTCTGCACCTTCCTGGAGAGCCTGGTGTTCGTCAACATCTATGGGAGCATCGTACTGATCGTGTGCATCTCGGGCGACCGATATGTTTCTCTGCGGTTTCCATTCAACGGCAAGCGTCTACGCTCGCCACAGAAGGCTGCCCTGGTATGCCTGGCTGTGTGGGTGACGGTATTCGCTTTCACCACACCCGTCTATGAGCTCCACAACAAAAACACCACTAGCCTGCACAACAACAACGAAACCAGGTGTTTCGAGGGATTCTCCAGGGAAACCTGGGGGAAGAAATGGATCATTGTCGCCATGGAGACGGTATTCACAATCAGCACTGTCACTATGTTGTTCTTCTCAGTGCGCGTGATGCAGATCCTGAGTGACATGCGGCGTCGGAACCCGCTGGACAAGAAGGTGAGGGACAACAAGTCTGTGAAGATCGTCCTGAGCAACCTGGTGGCCTTTATGCTGTGCTTCATCCCATACCACGTGGCCGCAGTCGTCTACTTCCTGGCCAAGAACGGCACAGAGAACCCAGACGTCATCGACCCCCTCAGAGACTTCGTTCACATCAGCACCTGTCTGGGCAGTGTCAACTGTCTGACGGACGGGGTCTGCTACTACTTCATCCTGAAGGAGAACCTGCTGACTGCCagccaggagaggaggaggatgtccaCTAGAGGGAACAACGTGGCAAAGCCCAGGGAAATCAACCAGCATCTGATGGACAACATCATGGTCAAGGGACCCAGAGAGACAGGATCAGACAACCAGGTCACTGGAGATCGATAG